One part of the Roseomonas gilardii genome encodes these proteins:
- a CDS encoding glucose 1-dehydrogenase, translated as MRLKDKVAIVTGAGSGFGEGIAKRFAQEGAKVAVLDLRADAAERVAREIGGDAIAVTADVGDGPSVHRAVEQVRAAFGGRIDTLVNNAGTTHRNQPVLDVDEETFDRVMRVNVKSIYLFAREVVPVMREAGGGVILNIGSTAGLRPRPGLSWYNASKGAVNVMSKSLALDFAPWKIRVNAICPVMGATGLLSEFMGVPDTPENRAKFVSTIPLGRMSRAEDIANAALYLASDEAEFITGVEFPVDGGRTV; from the coding sequence ATGAGACTCAAGGACAAGGTCGCGATCGTCACCGGCGCGGGCAGCGGTTTCGGCGAGGGGATCGCGAAGCGCTTCGCGCAGGAAGGCGCGAAGGTCGCCGTGCTCGACCTGCGCGCCGATGCGGCGGAGCGCGTGGCGCGCGAGATCGGCGGCGATGCCATCGCCGTCACGGCGGATGTGGGCGACGGCCCCTCCGTGCACCGCGCGGTGGAGCAGGTGCGCGCCGCCTTCGGCGGCCGCATCGACACCCTGGTGAACAATGCCGGTACGACGCACCGCAACCAGCCGGTGCTGGACGTGGACGAGGAAACCTTCGACCGCGTCATGCGGGTCAACGTGAAGTCGATCTACCTCTTCGCGCGCGAGGTCGTGCCGGTGATGCGCGAGGCGGGCGGCGGCGTGATCCTGAACATCGGCTCCACCGCCGGGCTGCGGCCGCGTCCGGGCCTGTCCTGGTACAATGCCAGCAAGGGCGCGGTGAACGTGATGTCGAAGTCGCTCGCGCTCGACTTCGCGCCGTGGAAGATCCGCGTGAACGCGATCTGCCCGGTGATGGGGGCGACCGGCCTGCTCAGCGAGTTCATGGGCGTGCCCGACACGCCCGAGAACCGCGCGAAATTCGTCTCCACCATTCCGCTCGGCCGCATGTCGCGGGCGGAGGATATCGCCAACGCGGCGCTCTACCTCGCCTCCGACGAGGCCGAATTCATCACGGGCGTGGAATTTCCCGTGGATGGCGGGCGCACCGTCTGA
- a CDS encoding MucR family transcriptional regulator → MAAPAEGEEVRADAAAALLAGAGLGSLLHPEALARKRPRKQIPGLLAPKKRDPVSLTVQIVAAHVSNNAVQTTDLPSLIAEVHRALTGPVGVADGAPEPVRPPPVAASPTRRRAESAQKG, encoded by the coding sequence GTGGCGGCCCCCGCAGAGGGCGAGGAGGTCCGGGCCGATGCCGCCGCCGCCCTCCTGGCCGGCGCCGGCCTGGGCAGCCTGCTGCACCCGGAAGCCCTGGCACGGAAGCGCCCCCGCAAGCAGATCCCGGGACTGCTGGCTCCGAAGAAGCGCGATCCGGTGTCGCTGACCGTGCAGATCGTGGCGGCCCATGTCTCGAACAACGCGGTGCAGACCACCGACCTGCCCAGCCTGATCGCCGAGGTGCACCGCGCCCTGACGGGTCCGGTGGGAGTGGCGGACGGGGCGCCGGAGCCGGTCCGCCCGCCCCCCGTGGCAGCCTCCCCGACCCGGCGCCGTGCGGAGAGCGCCCAGAAGGGCTGA
- a CDS encoding YdcF family protein: MSFQISKILSLLAQPSFLLFLCLLLGTLLVWRRWRRSGLTLLGLAAGVQVVLLLLPVDSWLLAPLENRFPQPDPPPAHVDGVIVLGGAVRTELTEVHGIPSLNGAAERMTAFVGLARRYPGARLAFTGGSGRLVAGHVTESEVARRLFEELGLTRPVIYEDESRTTYENAVFLRQQIRPGPGETWLLVTSAAHMPRSVGVFRRAGWQVLPWPVDYRSGAPYGETLENSLPDKLGNLDSAVHEWLGLLGYRLMGRSATLFPAPGE; this comes from the coding sequence TTGAGCTTCCAGATCTCGAAGATCCTCTCGCTGCTCGCCCAGCCGAGCTTCCTGCTGTTCCTGTGCCTCCTGCTGGGCACCCTGCTGGTCTGGCGCCGCTGGCGGCGCAGCGGGCTCACGCTCCTTGGCCTGGCGGCGGGGGTCCAGGTGGTCCTGCTGCTGCTCCCGGTCGATTCCTGGCTGCTGGCGCCGCTGGAGAACCGCTTCCCGCAGCCCGATCCGCCCCCGGCCCATGTGGATGGCGTCATCGTGCTGGGCGGGGCGGTGCGGACGGAGCTGACCGAGGTGCATGGCATCCCCTCGCTCAACGGCGCGGCGGAGCGGATGACCGCCTTCGTGGGGCTGGCCCGGCGCTATCCCGGGGCGCGGCTGGCCTTCACCGGTGGCAGTGGCCGGCTGGTGGCCGGGCATGTCACGGAATCCGAGGTGGCGCGCCGCCTTTTCGAGGAACTCGGCCTGACCCGGCCGGTCATCTACGAGGACGAGTCCCGCACGACCTATGAGAACGCGGTCTTCCTGCGGCAGCAGATACGGCCCGGGCCGGGGGAGACCTGGCTGCTGGTGACTTCCGCCGCGCACATGCCGCGCTCCGTCGGCGTGTTCCGGCGGGCGGGGTGGCAGGTGCTGCCCTGGCCGGTCGACTACCGCAGCGGCGCGCCCTATGGCGAAACGCTGGAGAACAGCCTGCCCGACAAGCTCGGCAACCTCGACAGCGCCGTACATGAATGGCTGGGCCTGCTCGGCTACCGGCTCATGGGGCGCAGCGCCACGCTCTTCCCGGCGCCCGGGGAATAG
- a CDS encoding 2-hydroxyacid dehydrogenase, translating into MSQKPAILVMSSLMPSIEAKLEASFELHRLPPPGERDVFLRETGPRIRGVATSGTAGLPRAVMEALPALEIVAVNGIGVDAVDTEQAKRRGIPVTATPGVLTEDVADLGMALMLAVSRNLCNADRFVREGRWEREAMALGHKVSGKHLGILGMGRIGRAVAQRAAGFGMTIAYNDLHPVEGLPDCRFVPSLVELARESDFLVITASGGPESRGLVNAHVLDALGPEGILINIARGSIVSEPALIAALQERRLGGAGLDVFADEPHVPEALRRMENVVLQPHRASATVETRLAMGNLVVENLRAHFAGQPLPTRVA; encoded by the coding sequence ATGAGCCAGAAGCCGGCGATCCTGGTGATGTCGTCGCTGATGCCGTCCATCGAGGCCAAGCTGGAGGCGTCCTTCGAGCTCCACCGCCTGCCCCCGCCGGGCGAAAGGGATGTCTTCCTGCGCGAAACGGGGCCGCGCATCCGTGGCGTCGCCACCAGCGGCACCGCCGGGCTGCCGCGCGCGGTCATGGAGGCTCTGCCGGCGCTGGAGATCGTCGCGGTCAACGGCATCGGCGTGGATGCGGTGGACACGGAGCAGGCGAAGCGGCGCGGCATCCCCGTCACCGCGACGCCCGGCGTGCTCACCGAGGATGTCGCCGATCTGGGCATGGCGCTGATGCTCGCCGTGTCGCGCAACCTCTGCAACGCCGACCGTTTCGTGCGCGAGGGGCGGTGGGAGCGCGAGGCCATGGCGCTCGGCCACAAGGTCAGCGGCAAGCATCTGGGCATCCTGGGCATGGGCCGCATCGGACGCGCCGTGGCGCAGCGCGCCGCGGGCTTCGGCATGACCATCGCCTACAACGACCTGCACCCGGTGGAGGGCCTGCCGGACTGCCGCTTCGTCCCCTCGCTGGTGGAGTTGGCGAGGGAATCCGACTTCCTGGTGATCACCGCTTCGGGCGGGCCGGAATCGCGGGGCCTCGTCAACGCCCATGTGCTCGACGCGCTGGGGCCGGAGGGCATCCTGATCAACATCGCCCGCGGCTCCATCGTTTCGGAGCCGGCGCTGATCGCGGCCTTGCAGGAGAGGCGCCTGGGCGGTGCCGGCCTCGACGTCTTCGCCGACGAGCCGCACGTGCCCGAGGCGCTGCGCCGCATGGAGAACGTGGTGCTGCAGCCGCACCGCGCCAGCGCCACGGTGGAGACCCGGCTGGCCATGGGCAATCTCGTGGTGGAGAACCTGCGGGCACATTTCGCCGGGCAGCCCCTGCCGACGCGGGTGGCCTGA
- a CDS encoding 2-keto-4-pentenoate hydratase → MTDLRAATEALLQARRSRDWIAVLPDGARPQDEGEAYAIQDAVAAGLAPEQGGIAAWKVGAANPEAPPFAAPILAGTLRFDESPFAAGFFQVMGAEAELAYRMGRDLPPRAEPYAPEEVLDAVASLHPAIEIADTRFMGLNTTDRLSHLADQQSHGALIVGPALTDWRGVVPTAQPFTLRLNGQVAAEGRGGNPAGDPARLLHWMANHAAARHGGLKAGDVVTTGSCCGAIPVPPGTVVEAEFPGIGTVRTTLG, encoded by the coding sequence ATGACCGATCTGCGCGCCGCCACCGAGGCGTTGCTCCAGGCCCGCCGCAGCCGCGACTGGATCGCCGTCCTGCCCGACGGAGCCCGGCCGCAGGACGAGGGCGAGGCCTATGCCATCCAGGATGCGGTGGCGGCGGGGCTGGCGCCGGAACAGGGCGGCATCGCCGCCTGGAAGGTCGGCGCCGCCAATCCCGAGGCCCCGCCCTTCGCCGCGCCCATCCTGGCCGGCACGCTGCGCTTCGACGAGAGCCCCTTCGCCGCCGGCTTCTTCCAGGTGATGGGGGCGGAGGCCGAACTCGCCTACCGCATGGGCCGCGACCTGCCGCCCCGGGCCGAGCCCTATGCGCCGGAGGAGGTGCTGGACGCGGTGGCCAGCCTGCACCCGGCCATCGAGATCGCCGATACGCGCTTCATGGGACTGAACACCACCGACAGGCTGAGCCACCTGGCCGATCAGCAGAGCCATGGCGCGCTGATCGTCGGCCCGGCGCTGACGGACTGGCGCGGCGTCGTGCCCACGGCGCAGCCCTTCACCCTGCGCCTGAACGGCCAGGTGGCGGCGGAGGGAAGGGGCGGCAACCCGGCCGGCGACCCGGCGCGCCTGCTGCACTGGATGGCGAACCATGCCGCCGCGCGCCATGGCGGGCTGAAGGCCGGCGACGTGGTCACCACCGGCTCCTGCTGCGGCGCCATCCCCGTGCCGCCCGGCACCGTGGTGGAGGCGGAATTCCCCGGCATCGGCACGGTGCGGACCACCCTCGGCTGA
- a CDS encoding IlvD/Edd family dehydratase: MAKLRSQNWFNDPSDPDMTALYLERYLNYGLTPQELQSGRPIIGIAQTGSDLAPCNRHHIELAERTRAGIRDAGGIPLEFPCHPIQETGKRPTAALDRNLAYLSLVEVLYGYPLDGVVLTTGCDKTTPALLMGAATVNIPAIVLSGGPMLDGHYKGKLAGSGTIIWEARRRMAAGEIGYEEFMALAAASAPSVGHCNTMGTALSMNSLAEALGMSLPGCASIPAPYRERGQMAYITGKRIVEMVHEDLTPRKVMTKEAFENAIMVASALGASTNCPPHLIAIAKHVGVELSLDDWQRVGHELPLLVNCQPAGAYLGESFHRAGGVPAVMKELLEAGVLHGGPVGVSGRPIAESLASVTVEDRDVIRPFSAPLMPEAGMLVLRGNLFDTGVMKTSVISKEFHDRYLSNPDDPDAFEGRAIVFEGPEDYHKRINDPALEIDEYCILFIRGCGPVGYPGSAEVVNMQPPDALIRRGVNALPCIGDGRQSGTSASPSILNVSPEAAVGGGLALLKTGDRVRFDLRARRVDLLMPEEEIAGRRAALKPFVPNNQTPWQQLYRERVGQLSDGACLDFATAYQDVVHTKGMPRHSH, translated from the coding sequence ATGGCCAAGCTACGCAGCCAGAACTGGTTCAACGACCCCTCCGACCCGGACATGACGGCGCTGTATCTGGAGCGCTACCTGAACTACGGCCTGACGCCGCAGGAGCTGCAATCCGGCCGCCCGATCATCGGCATCGCCCAGACCGGCAGCGACCTCGCCCCCTGCAACCGCCACCATATCGAGCTGGCGGAGCGCACGCGGGCCGGCATCCGCGACGCCGGGGGCATCCCGCTCGAATTCCCCTGCCACCCGATCCAGGAGACCGGCAAGCGCCCCACCGCGGCGCTGGACCGCAACCTTGCCTATCTGTCGCTCGTCGAGGTGCTCTACGGCTATCCGCTCGACGGCGTGGTGCTCACCACCGGCTGCGACAAGACCACGCCCGCCCTGCTGATGGGCGCCGCCACGGTGAACATCCCGGCCATCGTCCTCTCCGGCGGCCCGATGCTGGACGGGCACTACAAGGGCAAGCTGGCCGGCAGCGGCACCATCATCTGGGAGGCGCGGCGCCGCATGGCGGCGGGCGAGATCGGCTACGAGGAGTTCATGGCGCTCGCCGCCGCCTCCGCGCCCAGCGTCGGCCACTGCAACACCATGGGCACGGCGCTGTCGATGAACTCGCTGGCCGAGGCGCTGGGCATGAGCCTGCCCGGCTGCGCCTCCATCCCCGCCCCGTACCGGGAGCGCGGGCAGATGGCCTACATCACCGGCAAGCGCATCGTGGAGATGGTCCATGAGGACCTGACGCCGCGCAAGGTGATGACCAAGGAAGCCTTCGAGAACGCCATCATGGTGGCCTCGGCGCTCGGTGCCTCCACCAACTGCCCGCCGCACCTGATCGCCATCGCGAAGCATGTCGGCGTGGAGCTCAGCCTCGACGACTGGCAGCGCGTCGGCCACGAGCTGCCGCTGCTGGTCAACTGCCAGCCTGCCGGTGCCTATCTCGGCGAATCCTTCCACCGGGCCGGCGGCGTGCCGGCGGTGATGAAGGAGCTGCTGGAGGCCGGCGTGCTGCATGGCGGCCCGGTGGGCGTCAGCGGCCGCCCGATCGCCGAGAGCCTGGCCAGCGTGACGGTGGAGGACCGCGACGTGATCCGCCCCTTCTCCGCGCCGCTGATGCCGGAGGCGGGGATGCTGGTGCTGCGCGGCAACCTCTTCGATACCGGCGTGATGAAGACCTCGGTGATCTCCAAGGAGTTCCACGACCGCTACCTGTCCAACCCCGACGATCCGGACGCCTTCGAGGGCCGTGCCATCGTCTTCGAGGGGCCGGAGGACTACCACAAGCGGATCAACGACCCGGCGCTGGAGATCGACGAGTACTGCATCCTCTTCATCCGGGGTTGCGGCCCGGTCGGCTATCCCGGCTCGGCGGAGGTGGTGAACATGCAGCCGCCCGACGCGCTGATCCGCCGTGGCGTCAACGCGCTGCCCTGCATCGGCGACGGGCGGCAGAGCGGCACCTCGGCCAGCCCCTCCATCCTCAACGTCTCGCCCGAGGCGGCGGTGGGCGGCGGCCTCGCCCTGTTGAAGACGGGCGACCGCGTGCGCTTCGACCTGCGCGCCCGGCGGGTGGACCTGCTGATGCCGGAGGAGGAGATCGCCGGGCGCCGCGCCGCGCTGAAGCCCTTCGTGCCGAACAACCAGACGCCCTGGCAGCAGCTCTACCGCGAGCGGGTCGGCCAGCTTTCGGACGGCGCCTGCCTGGATTTCGCCACGGCCTATCAGGACGTCGTCCATACCAAGGGGATGCCCCGGCACTCTCACTGA
- a CDS encoding ethanolamine ammonia-lyase subunit EutB, producing the protein MTGRTGLAGGERHRFEDLRHLLAAATPRRSGDELAGIAAGSDAERVAARRALAELPLKAFLSETVVPYETDEVTRLILDTHDAAAFAPVSHMTVGDFRDWLLSHEADAAALAALAPGLMPEMVAAVSKLMRNQDLIAVARKCRVVTAFRNTIGLPGHLASRLQPNHPTDDARGIAVSVLDGLLHGSGDAVIGINPATDSVRNAVELLRMLDALRERYEIPTQTCVLTHVTNAIRAIELGAPVDLVFQSVAGTEGANRGFGVDLATLREAQEAALSLGRGTAGDNVMYFETGQGSALSAEAHHGVDQQTLECRAYGVARAFRPLLVNTVVGFIGPEYLYDGKQITRAGLEDHCCGKLLGLPMGVDVCYTNHAEADGDDMDALMVLLGAAGVNFLIAVPGADDIMLNYQSLSFHDILALRSTLGLRPAPEFESWLERMEMLDPGGRMRPPLPQSPQAARLLTMAQVTMTGGG; encoded by the coding sequence ATGACGGGCCGGACCGGGCTGGCGGGCGGGGAACGCCACCGCTTCGAGGATCTGCGGCACCTGCTGGCGGCCGCGACGCCCAGGCGCTCGGGCGACGAGCTGGCCGGGATCGCCGCCGGGTCGGATGCGGAACGGGTGGCGGCGCGGCGGGCGCTGGCGGAACTGCCGCTGAAGGCCTTCCTGTCCGAAACGGTGGTGCCCTACGAGACGGACGAGGTGACGCGACTGATCCTCGACACGCATGATGCAGCCGCCTTCGCACCGGTCTCGCACATGACGGTGGGCGATTTCCGCGACTGGCTGCTGTCGCACGAGGCGGATGCGGCGGCGCTGGCCGCGCTGGCGCCGGGGCTGATGCCGGAGATGGTGGCGGCGGTGTCGAAGCTGATGCGCAACCAGGACCTGATCGCCGTGGCGCGGAAATGCCGGGTGGTGACGGCCTTCCGCAACACGATCGGCCTGCCGGGGCACCTGGCCAGCCGGCTGCAGCCCAACCACCCGACCGACGACGCGCGCGGCATCGCCGTTTCCGTGCTGGACGGGCTGCTGCACGGCTCGGGCGACGCGGTGATCGGCATCAACCCGGCGACGGACAGCGTGCGCAACGCGGTGGAGCTGCTGCGGATGCTCGATGCGCTGCGCGAGCGCTACGAGATCCCGACCCAGACCTGCGTGCTGACGCATGTGACGAACGCGATCCGCGCCATCGAGCTGGGCGCGCCCGTGGATCTCGTCTTCCAGTCCGTGGCGGGGACGGAGGGCGCCAATCGCGGCTTCGGCGTCGATCTCGCCACGTTGCGCGAGGCGCAGGAAGCGGCGCTGTCGCTCGGGCGCGGCACGGCGGGCGACAACGTGATGTATTTCGAGACCGGCCAGGGCTCGGCCCTCTCGGCCGAGGCGCATCACGGCGTGGACCAGCAGACGCTGGAATGCCGCGCCTATGGGGTGGCGCGGGCCTTCCGGCCGCTGCTGGTGAACACGGTGGTCGGCTTCATCGGGCCGGAATACCTCTATGACGGCAAGCAGATCACGCGCGCCGGGCTGGAGGACCATTGCTGCGGCAAGCTGCTCGGCCTGCCGATGGGGGTCGATGTCTGCTACACCAACCATGCCGAGGCCGATGGCGACGACATGGACGCGCTGATGGTGCTGCTCGGCGCGGCCGGGGTGAATTTCCTGATCGCCGTGCCGGGCGCGGACGACATCATGCTGAACTACCAGAGCCTCTCCTTCCACGACATCCTCGCGCTGCGCTCCACGCTCGGCCTGCGGCCCGCGCCGGAATTCGAGTCCTGGCTGGAGCGGATGGAGATGCTGGACCCCGGCGGGCGGATGCGCCCGCCCCTGCCGCAAAGCCCGCAGGCGGCGCGGCTGCTCACCATGGCGCAGGTCACCATGACCGGGGGCGGCTGA
- the eutC gene encoding ethanolamine ammonia-lyase subunit EutC yields the protein MAEDFWERLRLATRARVGLGRSGDAMQLGDVLDFQMAHALARDAVHTPLDVAALRADLAPLETMEVRSAAEDRGTYLRRPDLGRRLAPDSRTLLRRGEYDAVFVIGDGLSALAVQKHAAPVLRAALARLRGWRVAPVVVATQARVALGDEIGEALGATLCAMLIGERPGLSVAESLGVYLTYAPRTGCQDSGRNCISNIHGQGGLSHEGAAEKLAWLMREARQRKLSGVGLKDEAPAALPGG from the coding sequence ATGGCGGAGGATTTCTGGGAGCGGCTGCGCCTCGCCACGCGGGCGCGCGTCGGCCTGGGGCGCAGCGGCGATGCCATGCAGCTCGGCGACGTGCTGGATTTCCAGATGGCGCATGCCCTGGCCCGCGACGCCGTGCACACGCCGCTCGATGTCGCGGCGCTGCGGGCCGATCTGGCGCCGCTGGAAACCATGGAGGTCCGCAGCGCGGCCGAGGATCGCGGCACCTATCTGCGCCGCCCCGATCTCGGGCGGCGGCTGGCGCCGGACAGCCGGACGCTGCTGCGGCGGGGCGAGTACGACGCGGTCTTCGTGATCGGCGACGGGCTCTCGGCCCTGGCGGTGCAGAAGCACGCGGCGCCGGTCCTGCGGGCCGCGCTGGCGCGGCTGCGGGGCTGGCGCGTCGCGCCGGTCGTGGTGGCGACCCAGGCCCGGGTGGCACTGGGCGACGAGATCGGCGAGGCGCTCGGCGCCACGCTCTGCGCCATGCTGATCGGCGAACGGCCGGGCCTCAGCGTGGCGGAAAGCCTGGGCGTGTACCTGACCTATGCGCCGCGCACCGGCTGCCAGGATTCCGGCCGCAACTGCATCTCCAACATCCATGGCCAGGGCGGGCTGTCTCACGAAGGCGCGGCGGAGAAGCTGGCCTGGCTGATGCGCGAGGCCCGGCAGCGCAAGCTGAGCGGCGTCGGCCTCAAGGACGAGGCGCCGGCGGCCTTGCCGGGGGGCTGA